TCTGCAACGATCCGGAAGGAACCATCAAGGAGCTGGTGCCGATCGTCAAGCAGGACCCGATGTTCACGGCGGACATTCTCAAAGCCGCCAACTCCCCGCTTTACGGATTCAGCCGGCAGATCACTTCGATCGACCAGGCCGTCGCGCTTTTTGGCATGGGCACGATTCAGGGATTCGCCATCTCCTACGCTGTGAGAAAAAGTTTTCCGATCGATCTCTCCCCCTACGGAAGCACCCATACCCATCTGACGGAAGTCTCCTCGCTGCAAAACGCACTGACGCTGCAGTGGGGCAAGAACCAGATTGCGACCCATCAGGCCGAAATGATGACACTTTCGCTTCTGATGGAGCTTGGCAAAGTGGTCGCATCGATCGTCCTGAAAGAGGAGAACAAAGACAGAGCATTCACTCAGGCCATCGCGGAAGCGGAAACTTCCGAAGAGATCGTAGCGGTCGAAAAGGAACATCTGGGCATCTCCAGCGAATGGATCGCCGCCTTGATGTTCAAACACTGGCAGTTCAGTGAGAAAATGATCGAAATGATGCGCTTTCTGACGACACCGGAAGAGGCTTCGGAAGAGATCCGCAAACATACACAGATACTCCATGTCGTCAAAGAAGCGGTTCCTTTTACCCGTCCTCTCTGCGAGGCGTGTGTCCAGAGTGCCTATGAAAAGGCGGACCGC
This genomic interval from Hydrogenimonas urashimensis contains the following:
- a CDS encoding HDOD domain-containing protein; the encoded protein is MVEKIIKKVKSLPPLPESVNKVRMICNDPEGTIKELVPIVKQDPMFTADILKAANSPLYGFSRQITSIDQAVALFGMGTIQGFAISYAVRKSFPIDLSPYGSTHTHLTEVSSLQNALTLQWGKNQIATHQAEMMTLSLLMELGKVVASIVLKEENKDRAFTQAIAEAETSEEIVAVEKEHLGISSEWIAALMFKHWQFSEKMIEMMRFLTTPEEASEEIRKHTQILHVVKEAVPFTRPLCEACVQSAYEKADRYGLDAETLHATIEKIRP